A window of the Eretmochelys imbricata isolate rEreImb1 chromosome 7, rEreImb1.hap1, whole genome shotgun sequence genome harbors these coding sequences:
- the LOC144268365 gene encoding uncharacterized protein LOC144268365, which produces MLWGHFKSRRGGALNIWRPRGMVSRPAVARKSSKGQRARRMEKGSFSVEWLAQSSHEKAQPASGVSSTHHQPRGDQSLPKNVARARASGDQEKRNPALTRPSTRGRERPPGGARRSPGDQAALGEQEESGPSSAASSPKEAEVEAEAGGEGSGLESSSCTQAGRPRTKFSASQLQELERSFREQRYIGASEKRRLSKVLKLSQTQIKTWFQNRRMKFKRQTQDARIEALFSGLLLPYPYPEIQTPSYPPGMEFNVSSAAAVTCSLHPAMPSPALLLPPAPAQSLQAVVPAPTLLVTAAPGFSYQSTIPTVSLTQNHNRLRFQPYLPPS; this is translated from the exons ATGCTTTGGGGCCATTTCAAATCACGTCGCGGAGGAGCTTTAAATATTTGGAGACCCAGGGGGATGGTTAGTCGGCCTGCTGTGGCGAGGAAGAGCTCTAAGGGGCAAAGGGCACGGAGGATGGAGAAGGGGTCTTTCTCGGTGGAGTGGCTCGCTCAGAGCAGCCATGAGAAAGCCCAACCTGCAAGTGGGGTGTCTTCCACGCACCACCAGCCGCGGGGCGACCAGTCCCTGCCCAAGAATGTAGCCAGAGCCCGCGCCAGCGGCGATCAAGAGAAGAGAAACCCAGCGCTTACCAGGCCAAGCACTAGGGGCCGAGAGAGGCCGCCTGGGGGCGCCCGGCGGAGTCCGGGAGACCAAG CTGccctgggggagcaggaggaaagTGGCCCAAGCAGCGCCGCGTCCAGCCCGAAGGAGGCGGAGGTAGAGGCAGAGGCAGGCGGGGAAGGCAGCGGCTTGGAGAGCTCCAGCTGCACCCAGGCTGGGCGGCCCCGCACCAAGTTCTCTGCCTCgcagctgcaggagctggagaggAGCTTCCGCGAGCAGCGCTACATTGGGGCCAGCGAGAAGCGGCGGCTGTCCAAGGTGCTGAAGCTCTCCCAGACCCAG ataaaaACCTGGTTCCAGAACCGTCGTATGAAGTTCAAGCGACAGACCCAAGATGCCAGGATTGAAGCTCTCTTTTCAGGCTTACTTTTAccttatccttacccagagatcCAGACACCCAGTTATCCCCCTGGGATGGAGTTCAACgtctcctctgctgctgctgtgaccTGTTCCCTTCACCCAGCTATGCcaagcccagccctgctcctgcctcctgctccagctCAATCTCTTCAGGCAGTTGTGCCAGCCCCAACCTTGCTGGTGACTGCTGCTCCAGGATTTTCTTATC